TTAAAAGTGGTGAAATTGTTCGATTGGTAAAACAAAGACGGTAGCGCCCCCTACCTCTACCTCCACTGGATATGGGATATAGGAATCTGCATTACCACCTAATGGCGATACGGGTGCAACCAATTGTTCCCGTGCTCGACAATTATCACGGATAATATCTAAAACTTTGGGTATGAGAGAGTCTTCTGTTCCAATTAGAAACGTCGTATTACCAGAGCGTAAAAAACCCCCTGTACTCGCTAATTTTGTTGCGCGAAACTGATTTTTCGTTAAAGCATTCGATAAGCGGCTACTATCCTGATCTTGTACAACAGCTACGACTAACTTCATTCGCACTCACCCCTTTATATAATTGGCCTTGATAGAATTTATTCAAAACAGCAACATCTACTAACAATTTCAATCCACACTTAGAACGAAAAGGACGCTAACAACATTCATGTTAAAAAATCTTTGCGACAATTTGTCTTTGTTCATACGCGTATTAGATGAAAGTAGGCACATTGCATTCTTCTTAGCACTTATAAGGTAAAGTTTTCTTTTATCCGATGCAGTAAATGGGTCATCAGATGTTACCATTATATCACAATATGGTAGTTAACTTCATGTTTTTACTGCATTGCCTTATACACTATTGACCATACATCTTCAACTACATGCTCCATACTTTGGTCGGCATTAATAACTCTTATACGTTCTGGATATCGTTTTACTAATTGTAAATATCCCTCACGCACCTTTTGATGAAAGGCCAAGCTTTCAACATCAAGGCGGTTTACTTCACGATCCCCATGTGCGTGTATACGCGCTAAACCAACCTCTGGTGAAATATCAAATAGGATAGTTAAATCGGGTAATTTTTTCCCAATTGCAAATTCATTAATTGATAGTACTTCATCTACACCGATGCCACGTGCATATCCTTGGTAAGCTAACGATGAATCAATAAATCGATCACAAATAACCATTTTCCCAGCATCTAAAGCAGGACGTACTTTTTCAAAGTAATGCTGACTTCTCGCTGCTGCGTACAACAATGCTTCCGTCCGTTCATCCATTGC
This genomic interval from Lysinibacillus sphaericus contains the following:
- a CDS encoding cyclic-di-AMP receptor; the protein is MKLVVAVVQDQDSSRLSNALTKNQFRATKLASTGGFLRSGNTTFLIGTEDSLIPKVLDIIRDNCRAREQLVAPVSPLGGNADSYIPYPVEVEVGGATVFVLPIEQFHHF
- the tmk gene encoding dTMP kinase, yielding MNCNLFITFEGPEGAGKTTIIKKIAERLAQENIDVLATREPGGIEIAEKIRTIILNPAHTAMDERTEALLYAAARSQHYFEKVRPALDAGKMVICDRFIDSSLAYQGYARGIGVDEVLSINEFAIGKKLPDLTILFDISPEVGLARIHAHGDREVNRLDVESLAFHQKVREGYLQLVKRYPERIRVINADQSMEHVVEDVWSIVYKAMQ